Proteins encoded in a region of the Equus asinus isolate D_3611 breed Donkey chromosome X, EquAss-T2T_v2, whole genome shotgun sequence genome:
- the MSL3 gene encoding MSL complex subunit 3 isoform X1, with the protein MSASEGMKFKFHSGEKVLCFEPDPTKARVLYDAKIVDVIVGKDEKGRKIPEYLIHFNGWNRSWDRWAAEDHVLRDTDENRRLQRKLARKAVARLRSTGRKRKRRRLPGVDSVLKSLPVEEKDENDENSISSSSGDSSEEKDEEISEESDIEEKTEVKEEPELHRKREMEERTITIEIPEVLKKKLEDDCYYINRRKRLVKLPCQTNIITILESYVKHFAINAAFSANERPRHHHAMPHANMNVHYVPAEKNVDLCKEMVDGLRITFDYTLPLVLLYPYEQVQYKKVTSSKFFLPIKESATNTNRNQEELSPSPPLLNPSTPQSTESQPATGEPATPKRRKAEPEALQSLRRSTRHSTNCDRLSESSASPQPKRRQQDTSSSMPKLFLHLEKKTPVHSRSSSPVPLTPSKEGSTVFATLEGRRTNEINEVLSWKLVPDSYPPGDQPPPPSYIYGAQHLLRLFVKLPEILGKMSFSEKNLKALLKHFDLFLRFLAEYHDDFFPESAYVAACEAHYSTKNPRAIY; encoded by the exons ATGAGCGCGAGCGAGGGCATGAAATTTAAATTCCACTCAGGGGAGAAAGTGCTGTGCTTCGAGCCTGACCCCACCAAGGCGCGAGTGCTGTACGATGCCAAG ATTGTCGATGTTATTGTTGGGAAAGACGAAAAGGGCAGAAAGATCCCAGAATATCTAATCCATTTTAATGGTTGGAACAGAAG CTGGGATAGATGGGCAGCTGAAGATCATGTCCTTCGTGACACCGATGAAAATCGGAGATTACAGCGTAAATTGGCAAGAAAAGCTGTAGCTCGCCT GAGAAGcacaggaagaaagaggaagcgACGCAGATTGCCTGGCGTTGACTCTGTCTTAAAAAGCCTCCCCGttgaagaaaaagatgaaaatgatgaAAACT CAATAAGCAGTTCCTCTGGTGACAGTAGTgaagaaaaggatgaagaaataagtgaagaaaGTGATATTGAAGAAAAGACTGAAGTG AAGGAGGAACCAGAGCTGCACAGAAAAagggaaatggaagaaagaacaaTAACTATAGAAATCCCTGAAGTTCTGAAGAAGAAGCTTGAGGACGATTGTTACTATATCAACAGGAGGAAACGG TTAGTGAAACTTCCGTGCCAGACCAACATCATAACTATTTTGGAATCCTACGTGAAGCACTTTGCTATCAATGCAGCCTtttcagccaatgagagaccCCGTCACCATCATGCTATGCCACATGCTAACATGAATGTGCATTATGTTCCAGCAGAAAAGAA CGTTGACCTTTGTAAGGAGATGGTGGATGGATTAAGAATAACCTTTGATTATACTCTCCCATTGGTTTTGCTCTATCCATATGAACAAGTTCAGTATAAAAAGGTGACATCATCcaaattttttcttccaattaAAGAAAGTGCCACAAATACTAATAG GAACCAGGAGGAGCTCTCTCCGAGCCCACCTTTGTTGAATCCATCCACACCACAGTCCACGGAGAGTCAGCCAGCTACAGGTGAGCCAGCCACCCCCAAAAGGCGCAAAGCCGAGCCGGAAGCCTTGCAGTCTCTGAGGCGGTCCACACGCCACTCTaccaactgtgacaggctgtctGAGAGCAGCGCCTCACCTCAGCCCAAGCGCCGGCAGCAGGACACGTCCTCCAGCATGCCCAAGCTGTTCCTGCACCTGGAGAAGA agaCACCTGTGCATAGCAGATCATCCTCACCTGTTCCTCTGACCCCTAGTAAGGAAGGGAGTACGGTGTTTGCCACCCTTGAAggcagaagaacaaatgaaataaatgag GTCCTCTCTTGGAAACTGGTACCTGACAGTTACCCCCCAGGTGACCAGCCACCTCCACCCTCTTACATTTACGGGGCACAACACTTGCTGCGATTGTTTG tgAAACTTCCAGAAATCCTTGGAAAGATGTCCTTTTCTGAGAAGAATCTGAAGGCTTTACTGAAGCACTTTGATCTCTTTCTGAg gtttTTAGCAGAATACCATGATGACTTCTTCCCAGAGTCTGCCTATGTCGCTGCCTGTGAGGCACACTACAGCACCAAGAACCCCAGGGCTATTTATTAA
- the MSL3 gene encoding MSL complex subunit 3 isoform X2 produces MPRCRRGGPEGGAGRGPPGRRRMRIVDVIVGKDEKGRKIPEYLIHFNGWNRSWDRWAAEDHVLRDTDENRRLQRKLARKAVARLRSTGRKRKRRRLPGVDSVLKSLPVEEKDENDENSISSSSGDSSEEKDEEISEESDIEEKTEVKEEPELHRKREMEERTITIEIPEVLKKKLEDDCYYINRRKRLVKLPCQTNIITILESYVKHFAINAAFSANERPRHHHAMPHANMNVHYVPAEKNVDLCKEMVDGLRITFDYTLPLVLLYPYEQVQYKKVTSSKFFLPIKESATNTNRNQEELSPSPPLLNPSTPQSTESQPATGEPATPKRRKAEPEALQSLRRSTRHSTNCDRLSESSASPQPKRRQQDTSSSMPKLFLHLEKKTPVHSRSSSPVPLTPSKEGSTVFATLEGRRTNEINEVLSWKLVPDSYPPGDQPPPPSYIYGAQHLLRLFVKLPEILGKMSFSEKNLKALLKHFDLFLRFLAEYHDDFFPESAYVAACEAHYSTKNPRAIY; encoded by the exons ATGCCAAGGTGCCGCCGCGGAGGGCCAGAGGGAGGCGCGGGCCGGGGGCCCCCGGGACGGAGGCGGATGCGG ATTGTCGATGTTATTGTTGGGAAAGACGAAAAGGGCAGAAAGATCCCAGAATATCTAATCCATTTTAATGGTTGGAACAGAAG CTGGGATAGATGGGCAGCTGAAGATCATGTCCTTCGTGACACCGATGAAAATCGGAGATTACAGCGTAAATTGGCAAGAAAAGCTGTAGCTCGCCT GAGAAGcacaggaagaaagaggaagcgACGCAGATTGCCTGGCGTTGACTCTGTCTTAAAAAGCCTCCCCGttgaagaaaaagatgaaaatgatgaAAACT CAATAAGCAGTTCCTCTGGTGACAGTAGTgaagaaaaggatgaagaaataagtgaagaaaGTGATATTGAAGAAAAGACTGAAGTG AAGGAGGAACCAGAGCTGCACAGAAAAagggaaatggaagaaagaacaaTAACTATAGAAATCCCTGAAGTTCTGAAGAAGAAGCTTGAGGACGATTGTTACTATATCAACAGGAGGAAACGG TTAGTGAAACTTCCGTGCCAGACCAACATCATAACTATTTTGGAATCCTACGTGAAGCACTTTGCTATCAATGCAGCCTtttcagccaatgagagaccCCGTCACCATCATGCTATGCCACATGCTAACATGAATGTGCATTATGTTCCAGCAGAAAAGAA CGTTGACCTTTGTAAGGAGATGGTGGATGGATTAAGAATAACCTTTGATTATACTCTCCCATTGGTTTTGCTCTATCCATATGAACAAGTTCAGTATAAAAAGGTGACATCATCcaaattttttcttccaattaAAGAAAGTGCCACAAATACTAATAG GAACCAGGAGGAGCTCTCTCCGAGCCCACCTTTGTTGAATCCATCCACACCACAGTCCACGGAGAGTCAGCCAGCTACAGGTGAGCCAGCCACCCCCAAAAGGCGCAAAGCCGAGCCGGAAGCCTTGCAGTCTCTGAGGCGGTCCACACGCCACTCTaccaactgtgacaggctgtctGAGAGCAGCGCCTCACCTCAGCCCAAGCGCCGGCAGCAGGACACGTCCTCCAGCATGCCCAAGCTGTTCCTGCACCTGGAGAAGA agaCACCTGTGCATAGCAGATCATCCTCACCTGTTCCTCTGACCCCTAGTAAGGAAGGGAGTACGGTGTTTGCCACCCTTGAAggcagaagaacaaatgaaataaatgag GTCCTCTCTTGGAAACTGGTACCTGACAGTTACCCCCCAGGTGACCAGCCACCTCCACCCTCTTACATTTACGGGGCACAACACTTGCTGCGATTGTTTG tgAAACTTCCAGAAATCCTTGGAAAGATGTCCTTTTCTGAGAAGAATCTGAAGGCTTTACTGAAGCACTTTGATCTCTTTCTGAg gtttTTAGCAGAATACCATGATGACTTCTTCCCAGAGTCTGCCTATGTCGCTGCCTGTGAGGCACACTACAGCACCAAGAACCCCAGGGCTATTTATTAA
- the MSL3 gene encoding MSL complex subunit 3 isoform X3 produces MEERTITIEIPEVLKKKLEDDCYYINRRKRLVKLPCQTNIITILESYVKHFAINAAFSANERPRHHHAMPHANMNVHYVPAEKNVDLCKEMVDGLRITFDYTLPLVLLYPYEQVQYKKVTSSKFFLPIKESATNTNRNQEELSPSPPLLNPSTPQSTESQPATGEPATPKRRKAEPEALQSLRRSTRHSTNCDRLSESSASPQPKRRQQDTSSSMPKLFLHLEKKTPVHSRSSSPVPLTPSKEGSTVFATLEGRRTNEINEVLSWKLVPDSYPPGDQPPPPSYIYGAQHLLRLFVKLPEILGKMSFSEKNLKALLKHFDLFLRFLAEYHDDFFPESAYVAACEAHYSTKNPRAIY; encoded by the exons atggaagaaagaacaaTAACTATAGAAATCCCTGAAGTTCTGAAGAAGAAGCTTGAGGACGATTGTTACTATATCAACAGGAGGAAACGG TTAGTGAAACTTCCGTGCCAGACCAACATCATAACTATTTTGGAATCCTACGTGAAGCACTTTGCTATCAATGCAGCCTtttcagccaatgagagaccCCGTCACCATCATGCTATGCCACATGCTAACATGAATGTGCATTATGTTCCAGCAGAAAAGAA CGTTGACCTTTGTAAGGAGATGGTGGATGGATTAAGAATAACCTTTGATTATACTCTCCCATTGGTTTTGCTCTATCCATATGAACAAGTTCAGTATAAAAAGGTGACATCATCcaaattttttcttccaattaAAGAAAGTGCCACAAATACTAATAG GAACCAGGAGGAGCTCTCTCCGAGCCCACCTTTGTTGAATCCATCCACACCACAGTCCACGGAGAGTCAGCCAGCTACAGGTGAGCCAGCCACCCCCAAAAGGCGCAAAGCCGAGCCGGAAGCCTTGCAGTCTCTGAGGCGGTCCACACGCCACTCTaccaactgtgacaggctgtctGAGAGCAGCGCCTCACCTCAGCCCAAGCGCCGGCAGCAGGACACGTCCTCCAGCATGCCCAAGCTGTTCCTGCACCTGGAGAAGA agaCACCTGTGCATAGCAGATCATCCTCACCTGTTCCTCTGACCCCTAGTAAGGAAGGGAGTACGGTGTTTGCCACCCTTGAAggcagaagaacaaatgaaataaatgag GTCCTCTCTTGGAAACTGGTACCTGACAGTTACCCCCCAGGTGACCAGCCACCTCCACCCTCTTACATTTACGGGGCACAACACTTGCTGCGATTGTTTG tgAAACTTCCAGAAATCCTTGGAAAGATGTCCTTTTCTGAGAAGAATCTGAAGGCTTTACTGAAGCACTTTGATCTCTTTCTGAg gtttTTAGCAGAATACCATGATGACTTCTTCCCAGAGTCTGCCTATGTCGCTGCCTGTGAGGCACACTACAGCACCAAGAACCCCAGGGCTATTTATTAA